The Desmonostoc muscorum LEGE 12446 genome includes a region encoding these proteins:
- a CDS encoding Uma2 family endonuclease, whose translation MSQMLNTGVRWTTHDVQLFAENEGTRYEIVDGELFVTRAPHFKHQQTCGRIFGQLDVWSESTGLGEAVINPGVLFSESDNVIPDVVWVTKETLALTLDEAGHLTGAPDLVVEVLSSSNEDLRRDKEAKLKLYSTRGVKEYWIADWRSRKLEVYRREDNQLKLVATLFSNDNIISPLLPGFSCTVNQFFPV comes from the coding sequence ATGAGTCAGATGCTTAATACAGGAGTACGCTGGACAACTCACGATGTGCAACTCTTCGCAGAAAATGAAGGGACGCGCTACGAGATAGTTGATGGAGAATTATTTGTGACTAGGGCACCTCATTTCAAACATCAGCAAACTTGTGGGCGAATTTTTGGACAACTTGATGTTTGGTCAGAGTCTACTGGTTTAGGGGAAGCTGTAATCAACCCCGGCGTTTTGTTTTCAGAATCAGATAATGTGATTCCTGATGTAGTTTGGGTTACTAAAGAAACCTTGGCGCTAACATTGGATGAAGCGGGACATTTAACTGGCGCACCAGATTTAGTAGTCGAAGTTTTGTCTAGCAGCAACGAAGACCTAAGACGAGATAAGGAAGCAAAACTTAAACTTTATTCTACCAGAGGAGTAAAAGAATATTGGATTGCTGATTGGCGATCGCGTAAACTAGAGGTCTATCGACGCGAAGATAATCAACTTAAGTTGGTAGCAACTCTATTTAGTAATGATAATATAATTTCTCCCTTATTACCTGGTTTTAGCTGTACTGTAAACCAGTTTTTTCCTGTATAA
- a CDS encoding MFS transporter, with the protein MEKQIPSNGLTKVQVLIMAIAAGVCVANVYYNQPILKDIASSFGVSESEAGSISVLSQVGYGFGLFFLIPLGDKINKKKLILCLLACLFCLLIAMTFAQNIVEVWILSIAIGITTVSAQVILPLAASIDRVTTGQTVGNIFTGILIGVLGARVVSGYIAELLNWRYVYGFSAGMILIVTVLLNIYLPNVKNEFNGYYWELLKSTLYQLKRFSLLRETSLISALLFGVFCSFWTTLTFHLSGAPFNFRSDTIGMYGLVAIAGALMAPIFGKLADGGNSQRSLTVAVSMVIASLVIAKIASNSALAIAVAVLLVDVGVQATQVTNVARIYTLDPQSNSRINTVYMTTYFIGGAVGTSIGLFCWNIGGWNLVTWQMLVFTLLAFFIIVRPKITTATTKK; encoded by the coding sequence ATGGAAAAACAAATCCCAAGTAATGGATTAACTAAAGTCCAAGTACTGATTATGGCGATCGCAGCTGGTGTCTGTGTAGCCAATGTTTATTATAATCAGCCAATCCTCAAAGATATTGCATCTTCTTTTGGAGTCAGTGAAAGTGAAGCCGGTAGCATATCTGTGCTTTCGCAAGTTGGTTACGGTTTTGGGCTTTTCTTTTTAATCCCCTTGGGCGATAAAATCAACAAGAAAAAATTAATTCTTTGCTTATTGGCATGTTTGTTTTGTTTGTTGATAGCAATGACGTTTGCACAAAACATCGTCGAAGTTTGGATATTGAGCATCGCAATTGGAATTACGACAGTCTCAGCCCAGGTTATTCTTCCCTTAGCAGCAAGTATAGATAGAGTAACCACAGGCCAAACTGTAGGCAATATTTTTACTGGGATATTGATTGGAGTTTTAGGAGCAAGGGTTGTTAGTGGATATATTGCTGAATTGTTGAATTGGCGTTATGTATATGGATTTTCGGCAGGAATGATTTTAATTGTTACTGTCTTATTAAATATATATTTGCCTAATGTCAAAAATGAGTTTAATGGTTATTATTGGGAATTATTAAAATCAACACTTTACCAATTAAAACGTTTTTCATTATTAAGAGAAACGTCTTTAATTAGTGCGTTATTGTTTGGTGTCTTTTGCTCATTTTGGACAACGCTGACTTTCCATTTAAGCGGAGCGCCTTTTAATTTTAGATCTGACACAATTGGGATGTATGGCTTAGTGGCGATCGCAGGTGCATTGATGGCGCCAATTTTTGGTAAACTAGCCGATGGCGGTAACTCCCAACGTTCCTTGACTGTTGCGGTATCGATGGTGATTGCAAGTTTAGTAATTGCTAAAATTGCTTCTAATTCTGCACTGGCGATCGCTGTTGCTGTATTGTTAGTAGATGTAGGTGTACAAGCAACTCAGGTCACCAACGTCGCCAGGATATACACTCTTGATCCTCAATCAAATAGTCGCATCAACACAGTCTACATGACTACCTATTTTATCGGCGGTGCTGTAGGTACTAGCATTGGTCTATTCTGCTGGAATATTGGAGGCTGGAATTTGGTAACTTGGCAAATGTTAGTTTTTACTTTGCTGGCATTTTTTATTATCGTCAGACCTAAAATAACTACAGCAACAACAAAAAAATAA
- a CDS encoding Uma2 family endonuclease, with product MTQVQVEPKLYSFDEFISWYPENSEVRYELHDGVIIEMPKPRGKHSNLTGSLIEQLLIIIRQSGFGGIWTIPRESIVKPKREKSGYEPDIIVLKKEVLGDEPRWESESIIQNPDSVKLIVEVVSTNWRDDYYDKVRDYEQMGIEEYWIIDYTALGARKFIGNPKQPTIFVCNLVDGEYQMTSFTANTTIVSPIFPQFNLTAQQIFDLAS from the coding sequence ATGACTCAAGTCCAAGTCGAACCCAAACTATACAGCTTCGATGAATTTATCAGCTGGTATCCCGAAAATTCAGAGGTACGATACGAATTGCATGATGGAGTAATTATCGAAATGCCCAAGCCAAGGGGAAAACATTCAAATCTAACAGGTTCCCTGATTGAGCAACTATTGATAATTATTAGACAGAGTGGCTTTGGAGGCATATGGACTATTCCCAGAGAATCAATCGTCAAACCTAAACGGGAAAAATCAGGTTACGAGCCAGATATCATTGTTTTAAAAAAAGAAGTTCTTGGGGATGAACCCCGGTGGGAAAGCGAATCGATTATTCAAAATCCTGATTCTGTCAAATTAATCGTCGAAGTGGTTTCAACTAATTGGCGTGACGATTACTACGATAAAGTTCGAGATTATGAACAAATGGGCATCGAAGAATATTGGATTATCGATTATACAGCACTGGGAGCGAGAAAGTTCATTGGTAACCCCAAGCAACCGACAATTTTTGTTTGTAACTTGGTTGACGGAGAATATCAGATGACTTCATTTACAGCAAATACGACTATTGTTTCCCCAATATTTCCCCAATTCAACTTAACTGCACAACAAATTTTTGATTTGGCTTCATAG
- a CDS encoding cobalamin biosynthesis protein has protein sequence MHQVQQVLWVGIGCKRGTSWQLINEAIEKVFEENQLCQSAIAGIATIDTKASEIGLLEFCNLRNLPLKTFCAEVLRRIWVPNPSRIANQEVGTASVAEAAAILAATQLNLSLTDSLFISTEELGVKFLVPKRIFQLKGQPGAVTLAVAQAANFSNFFIHQLSKNS, from the coding sequence ATGCATCAGGTGCAACAGGTTTTATGGGTAGGAATTGGTTGTAAGCGGGGAACCTCATGGCAATTAATTAATGAGGCAATTGAAAAAGTATTTGAAGAAAATCAACTTTGTCAAAGTGCGATCGCAGGTATTGCTACCATCGATACGAAAGCATCTGAAATTGGCTTATTAGAATTTTGTAACCTACGCAATTTGCCCCTAAAGACTTTTTGTGCCGAAGTTCTTCGCCGTATCTGGGTTCCTAATCCTAGCAGAATTGCCAACCAAGAAGTAGGTACAGCCAGTGTAGCAGAGGCAGCGGCTATTCTTGCAGCCACTCAACTCAACTTGTCGTTGACTGATTCCCTGTTTATCAGCACAGAAGAATTGGGGGTGAAATTCTTAGTTCCCAAACGAATTTTCCAATTAAAAGGGCAACCAGGAGCTGTAACGCTAGCTGTTGCCCAAGCTGCAAATTTTAGTAATTTTTTTATTCACCAACTCTCAAAAAATAGTTAA
- the recQ gene encoding DNA helicase RecQ: protein MLQYPHLEQALKYHFGYDRFRPGQRQIIEDALQNRDLMVVMPTGGGKSLCFQLPALLRNGLTVVVSPLIALMQDQVEALRNNNISATFLNSSLNGYQVRSREEAILNGKVKLLYVAPERLLSERFLPFLDLVKEKIGISSFAIDEAHCVSEWGHDFRPEYRQLKSLRKRYPDIPTVALTATATDRVRSDIIQQLGLKQPSIHLASFNRENLYYEVRPKSKYAYAELLELIRETEGSTIIYCLTRKKVDELTFKLQNDKVVVLPYHAGLTDEERSSNQTRFIRDDVRVMVATIAFGMGINKPDVRLVVHFDMPRNIESYYQESGRAGRDGEPSRCTIFFSFGDVKTIEWSIDQKTDPQEQLIAKQQLRQMIDYAEGTDCRRTIQLGYFGERFPGNCGNCDNCRHPKPMQDWTIEAMKFLSCVARCKERFGMLHIIDVLRGAKKDKILQYEHDKLSTYGIGKDRTVDEWRMLGRSLLHQGLLEQTSDGYSVLKLNALSWEVMRKQRTVSLAVTTVQKITGEQGSEKAEVAEILLQKLRSLRKQLADEQSVPPYVIFHDSTLKLMVQVQPQTLAEFAKLSGVGSHKLAQYGEKFLTEIRAYRQEKGLQNKSVTNNYASSPNSSSSYTELQTLQLHQQGLNIAQIAQKRNLSPATISNHLEKLIEKNQPIDLNQLVPIEHQQKIWQVLEVLGDISLTPIKEQLGESYTFDEIRLVRSKWRRENRK from the coding sequence ATGCTTCAGTATCCCCATCTCGAACAAGCGCTAAAATATCACTTCGGTTATGATAGATTCCGCCCCGGACAACGGCAAATTATCGAAGATGCGCTGCAAAATCGGGATTTAATGGTTGTGATGCCTACGGGTGGCGGAAAATCTTTGTGTTTTCAGTTACCAGCGTTGTTAAGAAATGGGCTAACGGTGGTGGTGTCGCCGTTAATTGCTTTGATGCAAGACCAAGTGGAAGCACTGCGAAATAATAATATTAGCGCCACATTTCTTAATAGTAGTTTGAATGGGTATCAGGTGCGATCGCGGGAAGAAGCCATCCTCAACGGTAAAGTAAAATTACTATACGTCGCCCCTGAACGTCTCCTCAGTGAAAGGTTTCTCCCGTTTCTCGATTTAGTTAAAGAAAAAATCGGTATTTCTAGCTTTGCTATTGATGAAGCACACTGCGTTTCGGAATGGGGACACGATTTTCGTCCAGAATATCGCCAATTAAAATCTCTGCGCAAACGCTATCCTGATATCCCTACAGTCGCCCTCACCGCCACAGCCACCGATCGCGTCCGTAGTGATATTATTCAACAACTAGGATTAAAGCAACCTAGCATCCATCTTGCCAGTTTTAACCGGGAAAATCTTTATTACGAAGTTCGTCCGAAAAGTAAATATGCTTACGCTGAATTGTTAGAACTAATTCGAGAAACTGAAGGTTCGACAATTATTTATTGTTTAACTCGGAAAAAAGTTGATGAACTCACTTTTAAACTGCAAAATGATAAAGTTGTTGTTTTGCCTTATCACGCCGGATTAACTGATGAAGAACGCAGCAGCAATCAAACGCGATTTATTCGAGATGATGTCCGGGTGATGGTGGCAACAATCGCCTTTGGCATGGGAATTAATAAACCCGATGTGCGGTTGGTAGTTCACTTTGATATGCCCAGAAATATAGAAAGTTATTATCAAGAATCTGGTAGGGCAGGTAGAGACGGAGAACCATCTCGGTGTACAATATTTTTCAGCTTTGGTGATGTTAAAACAATTGAATGGAGTATCGATCAAAAAACTGATCCTCAAGAACAGTTGATTGCTAAACAACAACTACGGCAGATGATCGATTACGCTGAAGGTACTGATTGTCGGCGAACGATTCAACTGGGTTATTTTGGCGAAAGGTTTCCGGGAAATTGCGGGAACTGTGACAATTGTCGTCATCCCAAACCCATGCAAGATTGGACAATTGAAGCCATGAAGTTTTTATCTTGTGTGGCGCGTTGCAAAGAAAGGTTTGGGATGCTACACATAATTGATGTGTTGCGGGGGGCAAAAAAAGACAAAATTCTCCAGTACGAACACGATAAACTTTCTACTTATGGTATTGGTAAAGATAGAACTGTAGATGAATGGCGAATGTTGGGGCGATCGCTTTTACATCAAGGACTACTAGAACAAACTAGCGATGGTTACTCAGTTTTAAAACTCAATGCCTTAAGTTGGGAAGTAATGCGAAAACAACGCACAGTTTCCCTAGCTGTAACCACAGTCCAAAAAATTACCGGGGAACAGGGAAGTGAAAAAGCAGAAGTTGCAGAAATATTATTACAGAAGTTGCGATCGCTACGTAAACAATTAGCTGATGAGCAATCTGTACCACCTTACGTCATCTTCCACGATTCCACTTTAAAATTGATGGTACAGGTACAACCCCAAACCTTAGCTGAATTTGCCAAACTTTCTGGTGTAGGTAGTCACAAACTCGCTCAATATGGCGAAAAGTTTCTTACAGAAATTCGCGCCTACCGCCAAGAAAAAGGTTTGCAAAATAAATCGGTTACTAATAATTATGCATCCTCTCCCAACTCATCTTCATCTTACACTGAATTGCAGACATTACAATTACATCAGCAAGGTTTAAATATCGCTCAAATTGCCCAAAAACGCAACCTTAGTCCAGCAACAATTAGCAATCATCTAGAAAAATTAATTGAGAAAAATCAGCCGATTGATTTAAATCAATTAGTACCTATAGAACATCAACAAAAAATTTGGCAAGTTTTAGAAGTACTCGGTGACATTTCCCTCACTCCCATTAAAGAACAACTAGGTGAAAGCTACACTTTTGATGAAATTCGCTTAGTACGGAGTAAGTGGCGGCGCGAAAATCGCAAGTGA
- the argS gene encoding arginine--tRNA ligase, which translates to MNPTQEKLKLQFEQALVAAFGAEFAGTDPILVAASNPKFGDYQANVALSLSKKKGLQPRVIASAIVEKLDVSEICEPPEIAGPGFINLKLKTAYLEAQLNAIQADSRLGIPMAKTPQREIVDFSSPNIAKEMHVGHLRSTIIGDAIARILEFQGHDVLRLNHVGDWGTQFGMLIAYLREVYPQALTTANALDIGDLVTFYRQAKQRFDADEAFQETARQEVVRLQAGAQDTLHAWKLLCEQSRREFQVIYDLLDIKLIERGESFYNALLPGVVEDLDKSGLLVENQGAKCVFLEGFTNREGEPLPLIVQKSDGGYNYATTDLASLRYRIQQDEAKRIIYVTDAGQANHFAQFLQVARKAGWIPDDVELVHVPFGLVLGEDGKKFKTRSGDTVRLRDLLDEAIARCHADLKARLQEEEREETEEFINEVANVVGISAVKYADLSQNRTSNYVFSYEKMLDLKGNTAPYMLYAYARIQGISRKGEINFEELGNNAVLLEHETELALAKYLLQLDEVISTVEQDLLPHRLCEYLYELSKKFNQFYDRNQGVRVLDAEEPQRTSRLILCDLTARTLKLGLSLLGIQVLERM; encoded by the coding sequence ATGAACCCTACACAAGAAAAACTAAAACTTCAGTTTGAGCAGGCTTTAGTCGCGGCTTTTGGCGCTGAATTCGCTGGAACAGATCCTATTTTGGTTGCTGCTAGTAATCCTAAATTTGGTGATTATCAGGCAAATGTGGCTTTATCCTTGAGCAAAAAGAAAGGATTGCAACCAAGAGTAATTGCATCTGCCATAGTTGAGAAATTAGATGTATCCGAAATCTGCGAACCGCCAGAAATCGCTGGCCCAGGATTTATCAATCTGAAACTCAAAACAGCATACCTAGAAGCACAACTCAACGCTATTCAAGCAGATTCCAGGTTAGGAATCCCAATGGCGAAAACACCACAACGCGAAATTGTGGATTTTTCTAGTCCGAATATTGCTAAAGAAATGCACGTTGGGCATTTGCGTTCTACAATTATCGGTGATGCGATCGCCCGTATTCTCGAATTTCAAGGACACGATGTCCTGCGGTTAAATCATGTAGGTGATTGGGGTACGCAATTTGGCATGTTAATTGCCTATCTGCGGGAAGTTTACCCCCAAGCCCTGACCACTGCTAATGCTTTAGATATTGGCGATTTAGTAACTTTTTACCGCCAAGCCAAGCAGCGGTTTGATGCAGACGAAGCTTTTCAAGAAACAGCACGCCAAGAAGTTGTCAGATTACAAGCAGGTGCCCAAGACACACTCCATGCTTGGAAATTACTGTGCGAACAATCACGCCGGGAGTTTCAAGTAATTTATGATTTGTTGGATATCAAGTTAATTGAACGAGGCGAATCTTTCTACAATGCCTTACTACCAGGAGTTGTAGAAGATTTAGACAAATCTGGATTACTGGTAGAAAATCAAGGCGCAAAATGTGTTTTTCTCGAAGGGTTTACAAATAGAGAAGGTGAACCGCTACCTTTAATTGTGCAGAAATCCGATGGCGGTTATAACTACGCCACTACAGATTTAGCATCCCTCCGTTACCGGATTCAGCAGGATGAAGCAAAACGAATAATTTATGTAACGGATGCTGGACAAGCAAACCACTTTGCCCAATTTTTGCAGGTAGCACGCAAAGCCGGATGGATTCCCGATGATGTGGAATTAGTGCATGTACCCTTTGGGTTGGTGTTAGGAGAAGACGGTAAGAAATTCAAGACTCGTTCTGGCGATACTGTACGATTGCGGGATTTGTTAGATGAAGCGATCGCTCGTTGTCATGCGGATCTAAAAGCTAGATTACAAGAAGAAGAACGCGAAGAAACTGAAGAATTTATTAATGAAGTTGCCAACGTAGTTGGAATTAGTGCAGTTAAGTATGCAGATTTAAGCCAAAACCGCACTAGTAACTACGTTTTCAGCTACGAAAAAATGCTAGATCTCAAAGGCAATACTGCGCCTTATATGCTATATGCTTATGCGCGGATTCAGGGAATTAGCCGCAAGGGTGAAATTAACTTTGAAGAGCTAGGAAATAATGCCGTTCTGTTAGAGCATGAAACCGAATTAGCCCTGGCAAAATATTTACTTCAACTCGATGAAGTTATTAGTACTGTAGAGCAAGATTTATTGCCCCATCGGTTATGTGAATATTTGTATGAACTGAGTAAAAAGTTTAATCAGTTTTATGACCGCAATCAAGGAGTTCGGGTGCTGGATGCCGAGGAACCGCAGCGAACATCCCGCTTGATTCTGTGTGATTTGACTGCTAGAACCCTGAAGTTGGGATTATCTTTGTTGGGTATTCAGGTATTAGAAAGGATGTAA
- a CDS encoding IS5 family transposase, whose translation MAYSSNLTDAEWEIFEPLLQEILPTKKQTRPTNWPKRDIFNGILYQLKNGCNWQDLPKDLPPYSTVYWHYKQWRAAGVFEELMSVLHGQVREQVKKKPHWTTLIIIDSQAVKNTCNASVESKGFCFYKATNGIKRHLAIDTLGFPFFTLCTRANVSDDAGLIEMFTLNIDYFKSKPIDIPKITILLDHGYHPEYLTQELERIYPEIMTKIQFQLSTKPSKQEKAAQGKSGFVPAIARWVIERSNAWMERCKILVKNFERTLVSATAKLNICFIRLMIKRLAAPS comes from the coding sequence ATGGCGTATTCCAGCAACCTCACTGATGCAGAATGGGAAATTTTTGAACCCTTATTGCAAGAGATATTACCGACTAAGAAGCAGACTCGACCGACCAACTGGCCAAAGCGAGATATCTTCAATGGAATTCTCTATCAACTAAAAAATGGATGCAATTGGCAAGACTTACCTAAAGACCTCCCCCCTTATTCCACTGTATATTGGCACTACAAACAGTGGCGAGCAGCCGGGGTATTTGAGGAACTGATGAGTGTCTTACATGGACAAGTGCGTGAACAGGTAAAAAAAAAACCGCACTGGACGACATTGATCATCATTGACTCCCAAGCAGTGAAAAATACCTGCAACGCCAGTGTGGAGTCGAAAGGTTTTTGCTTCTACAAAGCCACCAACGGTATTAAAAGGCATTTGGCTATTGACACCCTTGGGTTTCCCTTTTTTACGCTCTGTACTCGCGCCAATGTCTCGGATGATGCCGGATTAATTGAGATGTTTACTCTCAACATCGACTACTTCAAGTCAAAACCTATCGATATTCCCAAGATTACTATCCTGCTAGATCATGGGTATCACCCAGAATATTTGACTCAGGAGTTAGAGCGAATTTACCCAGAGATCATGACCAAAATTCAGTTTCAACTTTCTACGAAACCCTCAAAACAAGAGAAAGCGGCACAAGGAAAATCTGGATTTGTTCCGGCAATAGCTAGATGGGTGATCGAACGCTCCAATGCTTGGATGGAGCGCTGTAAAATTCTGGTTAAGAACTTTGAACGAACCCTGGTTAGTGCCACTGCCAAACTCAATATCTGCTTCATCAGGCTAATGATTAAGAGGCTTGCAGCACCTTCTTAG
- a CDS encoding radical SAM/SPASM domain-containing protein — protein sequence MLSKKIDRPQILVSLNSSYVPTGQCDCDGGDCACDLSPLAELSSDMRLSLGMSETEFVRVPNSQMMNLDNTYSICYGTHHQAAVLNKSALDLLDKFTIPHKLNDIGIEDFHLDPTDLQTAIAELYQARLIAPKNNCSLNLNEIPETLTAWLHITDRCNLRCDYCYLPHLAKDMSIDIGRAAIESTFRSATLNSYRRVKLKYAGGEALLCSPLIKDLHLYAQSLSKQTDIILDGVVLSNGTLIMPEIIEMLQTLNLRLMISLDGLADFHNIQRSYAGGKGSFQDVERGIKIALQNGLTPDISITVTGRNAEGLPDVLEWILEYNLPFSLNFYRENELSASYEDLQLEESRLIEGMLAAFKVIELKLPNRSLLGSLIDRANLSFPHKRTCGVGQSYLVFDYKGQIAKCQMQLHKTVSSVDIQDPLTVVRQDKVGIQNLSVEEKEGCRTCEWKYWCTGGCPLATFKATGRYDIQSPNCNIYKTLYPEAVRLEGLRLLKYSYPSNTNSP from the coding sequence ATGCTTAGTAAAAAAATTGATCGACCCCAAATCTTAGTTTCTCTCAATTCTAGCTATGTACCGACTGGGCAATGCGACTGTGATGGAGGGGACTGTGCCTGTGACTTATCCCCTCTAGCAGAATTAAGCTCAGATATGCGATTATCTTTGGGGATGTCGGAAACAGAGTTTGTGAGAGTTCCCAACTCGCAGATGATGAATTTAGATAATACTTATTCTATTTGTTATGGTACTCATCATCAAGCAGCAGTTCTGAATAAATCAGCACTAGATTTATTAGATAAATTTACAATTCCTCATAAATTAAATGATATTGGAATCGAGGATTTTCACCTTGATCCAACAGACTTACAGACAGCTATTGCGGAACTATATCAAGCACGTTTAATTGCACCCAAGAATAATTGCTCATTGAATTTAAATGAAATCCCAGAAACTTTAACAGCATGGTTGCATATCACCGATCGCTGTAATTTAAGATGCGATTATTGTTATCTTCCTCATTTAGCAAAAGATATGTCAATAGATATCGGTAGAGCAGCTATTGAATCTACATTTCGCTCTGCTACCTTAAATAGTTACCGCCGCGTCAAACTCAAATATGCAGGAGGAGAAGCATTACTCTGCTCTCCCTTAATTAAGGATCTCCATTTGTATGCTCAATCTCTTAGCAAACAAACAGACATTATATTAGATGGAGTTGTTCTCAGTAATGGAACATTGATTATGCCTGAGATTATTGAGATGCTGCAAACATTGAATCTGCGTCTGATGATTTCACTAGATGGATTAGCAGATTTTCACAATATTCAACGTTCTTATGCAGGCGGCAAGGGATCGTTTCAAGATGTTGAACGAGGTATTAAGATTGCTTTACAAAATGGTCTGACACCAGATATTTCCATCACGGTTACTGGGCGAAACGCAGAAGGTTTACCCGATGTTCTGGAATGGATATTGGAATATAATCTGCCCTTTAGTTTAAATTTCTATCGTGAAAATGAACTGTCTGCTTCTTACGAAGACTTGCAATTAGAAGAATCTCGGCTGATTGAGGGAATGTTGGCAGCGTTCAAAGTTATCGAATTAAAATTACCTAATCGAAGTTTACTAGGTTCATTGATCGATCGCGCCAATTTATCGTTTCCTCATAAACGCACTTGTGGAGTTGGGCAAAGTTATCTGGTATTTGATTACAAAGGGCAAATTGCTAAATGCCAGATGCAGCTACATAAAACTGTGTCCTCAGTTGATATTCAAGATCCTTTAACTGTTGTGCGACAAGATAAAGTAGGTATTCAGAATTTATCAGTTGAGGAAAAAGAAGGTTGTCGTACATGTGAGTGGAAATATTGGTGTACAGGTGGTTGTCCTTTGGCAACCTTTAAGGCTACAGGGCGTTATGATATTCAATCTCCAAATTGCAATATTTACAAAACTTTATATCCTGAAGCTGTCCGATTGGAGGGTTTACGGCTTCTCAAATATAGTTACCCAAGTAATACCAATTCTCCATAA